The Apis mellifera strain DH4 linkage group LG16, Amel_HAv3.1, whole genome shotgun sequence genome has a segment encoding these proteins:
- the LOC724422 gene encoding homeobox protein Hox-B1a isoform X2, with protein sequence MMMMDMGMYGTYGKPDSYPNYVCTGQGNHHHHHHHHHHHQTTAGHHVPVPASPELAPSHYFPQSAVSPYSSSSSESFLAAESAASSGTPPQQTFYTPSTSTGALHEDGSAIISSENGLSYTNLDYTAAASSSSSPSYGGNGSSVDPQGYHHHHHHHHHHLQQTGYRDHHHHHHHHHDPQQSAVGNGVVQQTTSMMTRAAEHESHNNNNHQLHHHHHHHQSSSSHHHHHHHNEAEYHQQLPPVAGAATANYAIHQIQTAPEDSLHYQIRQNDYNNVGGHYKEESQSDPSCYQISLQQTSAAGHQHHLQHHHHHQQQQQQQQQHHHPQSQQQQPHVPTYKWMQVKRNVPKPVAKTNPNVGEYGGSTGGNASPYATTANGPVNCLTGGPMAGIAGSFNNTGRTNFTNKQLTELEKEFHFNKYLTRARRIEIASALQLNETQVKIWFQNRRMKQKKRMKEGLIPAESTTISSLSGARSSSNSPTSSSSHETSGLGLSSFTSDNSRESPPSSSKD encoded by the exons atgatgatgatggacATGGGCATGTACGGAACCTACGGCAAGCCTGACTCGTATCCCAACTACGTTTGCACGGGTCAAGGGAATCATCatcaccatcatcatcatcaccatcACCATCAAACGACGGCCGGCCACCACGTGCCCGTCCCGGCCTCGCCCGAGCTGGCCCCGTCCCACTACTTCCCCCAATCGGCCGTCTCCCcttactcctcctcctcctcggagAGTTTCCTCGCCGCGGAATCGGCCGCTTCGTCCGGCACCCCGCCCCAGCAAACTTTCTACACACCTTCAACGTCAACCGGCGCGCTGCACGAGGACGGATCCGCGATCATCTCGTCCGAGAACGGGCTCAGTTACACGAATTTGGATTACACGGccgccgcctcctcctcctcctctccctcgtaCGGCGGAAATGGATCCTCGGTCGATCCTCAGggctaccaccaccaccaccaccaccaccaccaccacttgCAGCAGACGGGGTACAGGgatcaccaccaccaccatcatcatcatcacgaCCCCCAGCAATCGGCGGTCGGGAACGGTGTCGTCCAGCAGACAACCTCGATGATGACGAGGGCGGCCGAGCACGAGAgtcacaacaacaacaatcacCAGttgcaccaccaccaccaccaccaccagtcATCCTCTAGTCATcaccaccatcaccatcaCAACGAGGCCGAGTATCATCAACAGTTGCCGCCCGTGGCCGGAGCGGCGACCGCCAATTACGCGATCCACCAGATACAAACGGCGCCCGAGGATTCGTTGCACTATCAGATACGTCAGAACGATTACAACAACGTGGGGGGGCATTACAAGGAGGAGAGTCAATCGGATCCCTCGTGTTATCAAATCTCGCTCCAGCAAACGTCAGCAGCCGGCCACCAGCATCATCTTcagcatcatcatcatcatcagcagcagcagcagcagcagcagcaacaccATCATCCTCAATCGCAGCAGCAGCAACCGCACGTACCTACGTACAAGTGGATGCAAGTGAAGAGAAACGTGCCCAAACCAGTCG CAAAGACAAATCCAAATGTCGGAGAATATGGCGGCAGCACTGGTGGGAACGCGTCTCCGTACGCCACCACGGCGAACGGTCCAGTGAACTGCCTTACCGGTGGACCTATGGCCGGTATCGCAGGTAGCTTCAACAATACCGGCCGAACCAACTTTACAAACAAGCAACTTACAGAACTCGAAAAAGAATTCCATTTCAACAAGTACCTGACTAGAGCGAGACGTATTGAAATCGCGTCAGCGTTGCAACTAAACGAAACACAAGTGAAAATTTGGTTCCAAAACAGAAGGATGAAACAGAAGAAGAGAATGAAGGAAGGCTTGATACCAGCTGAGAGTACGACTATAAGCTCACTCAGTGGCGCTAGAAGTTCAAGTAATTCGCCAACTAGTTCTTCGAGTCATGAAACCAGTGGACTCGGTTTATCTAGTTTTACAAGCGATAACAGTCGGGAATCACCACCTTCTTCCTCGAAAGATTGA
- the LOC100578237 gene encoding uncharacterized protein PF11_0213 — MDNNLPDLKVNETAKEGISDLDKLTQSYLLLKKRISGTHELIKRYNDKLKECDRLKQEVDTLNKQTKEVTCNYNSSLAKVIKLELQNTEYKKNIETLSTQLNDHNIKTSADQQYIQQLICKIKDIEENQNDKIMQYDLEKSSLQVRIKELEQELKTVKKSYDMKMKKIEKKLSTECENKTKLKDIGINTTLTKDTIIQKPEVIEKSVLTDEFYNVKSDLYPVFCSNCEILLEPPPLEKICKIMSNSCPKLIEKISSPPKRSVSPIEIDNEQLLNNEQCKTENLPILSDTSSSHSQNQNSHINLNSTNLLSPHTVSLNRTDYCNTFSPTSNLMNQSAHYIESKSINSLSLTNSNTTNNNTSCANIITTESSLAIISSLQKRIDTLEKKVKRKLSKKKSDQSSNCCHNHYPNTLSMYDINNSMQFNFMELWKKMIDFSENKKRKNIGMHKTLKKYKLSQLKRKRLQSISINSWKVESIEKKIEQSPVRKKSKKCKYRYSSLFNKSDNSLSRTKDLEKSNSESEADFGEFNDSNNSKTNINSECENISHIESSSSLSNSNNIDINEVETVQNTVECSKSVGGETDSGILSDSIESSKLIQLEADTEILYSELVEQKNLTETKSSIENASDSIGNESSVKTVSHVVKFIEPIEKTNTSNISSQFDKNIQKIEHTNISKTSQCEEFVAQIETNNSDTQLARKRKINNFREIKKISNRQKLLKKLRNLKKRNKVTNPCQLLTSERDLDNYENSNISQKKDSNIEIIKEDDYIPKKKSRIAHVPKIEHEKVNDTLQFKKQLIKDKPNITNSNKIKEDNNELQEIDSNKIEKSQIIISSIHSKNTQNTEDSSILAPTIVISDIKNSLNNIDNKNSFKTNMNNCDQSDTVFNNIDDNLKETIESNEIKTESSKYINEHKYENNSLSVKEINKMDNINEKELLNSNNKSSTEILEINYVNENLKTKEISSNVLEKEEDFSIEHKVKIHGPLTHLKEYIDENKCKNKKSKNDYKKLVHVFLITDKFVRKQLQRLIDSDWHNSIHWDVIEKLKSTCSDRIIAKGIIDFLSIEQECNINLDKNHTPPAPLMTKSQQRISALLVDLEKSKCMAFPFVQAGIEYKLFRLNQSIERYAVESLARMYTVLARIKKDREKIRIFCCDALYCLGLNAIIILYTVFTCWPEVFRQNNDIHTELLPKCIAHLILIQQGKDFPKLNALKNLVSVFYKYQMTLSQDLLKELLTAFQNKCCGEVETAIILLAKREGTAWTYKYIIKGALLSMIINNKFPSTYRAFCLLGNLMRVFPIEDKDNSVGEIVEQLCDLINSGEGSDEQKEGVISALLSLVRHKFEEVTRNTLKWNSFVPLHDRTIEQIKGLFNMRDIDFWKSYLKKNKLLVNS; from the exons atggatAATAATCTTCcagatttaaaagtaaatgaaaCTGCCAAA gAAGGCATATCTGATTTAGACAAATTAACACAAtcgtatttattgttaaaaaaaagaatatctggAACTCA tgaattaattaaaagatataatgataaattaaaagaatgtgATAGATTAAAACAAGAGGtagatacattaaataaacaaacaaaagaaGTAACATGTAACTATAATTCTAGTTTagcaaaagttattaaattagaactt caaaatacagaatataagaaaaacatTGAAACTTTAAGTACACAATTAAatgatcataatataaaaacatcagCTGATCAACAATATATACAACAATTAatctgtaaaataaaagatatagaagaaaatcAGAATGACAAAATAATGCAATATGACTTAGAAAAATCTTCACTTCAag taAGAATCAAAGAATTGGAACAGGAATTAAAAActgttaaaaaatcatatgatatgaaaatgaagaaaatagaaaagaaattatctacAGAATGTGAAAATa aaacaaaattaaaagatattggaATCAATACAACATTGACTAAAgatacaataatacaaaaacCAGAAGTTATTGAAAAATCTGTATTAAccgatgaattttataatgtcaAAAGTGATTTATATCCTGTATTTTGTAGTAATTGCGAAATTCTATTAGAACCACCTCCCCTTgagaaaatatgtaaaattatgagTAATTCATGCccaaaattgattgaaaaaatctcATCTCCACCAAAAAGATCTGTATCTCCTATAGAAATAG atAATGaacaacttttaaataatgaacaatGTAAAACAGAAAATTTACCGATATTGTCAGATACTTCTTCTTCGCATTCACAAAATCAGAATagtcatataaatttaaattctacaaatttattatctccTCATACAGTTTCATTAAATCGCACAGATTATTGCAATACTTTTTCTCCGACGTCGAATTTAATGAATCAAAGTGCTCATTATATTGAATCGAAATCGATTAATTCGTTATCATTAACAAATTCAAAtacaactaataataatacttcttgtgcaaatattataacaacagAATCTTCTTTGGCGATTATTTCCTCATTACAAAAGAGGATTGATACattagaaaagaaagtaaaaagaaaattgagtaaaaaaaaatctgatcaGAGTAGTAATTGTTGCCATAACCATTATCCAAATACTCTGTCCatgtatgatataaataattccatgcaatttaatttcatggaattatggaaaaaaatgattgatttttctgaaaataagaaaagaaaaaacattggTATGCACAAGAcattgaaaaaatacaaattatctcAATTAAAACGTAAAAGATTGCAAAGTATATCTATCAATTCTTGGAAAGTtgaatcaattgaaaaaaaaattgaacaaagtcCCGTTcggaaaaaatctaaaaaatgtaaatatcgatattcttcactttttaataaatcggaCAATTCGTTAAGTAGAActaaagatttagaaaaatcaaaCAGTGAATCTGAAGCAGACTTTGGTGAATTTAACGATTCTAACAAtagtaaaacaaatattaattcggaatgtgaaaatatatcacatataGAAAGTTCTAGTTCATTAtcgaattctaataatatagatataaatgaagTTGAAACTGTACAAAATACAGTTGAATGTAGCAAATCGGTAGGAGGTGAAACCGATTCAGGAATATTATCGGATTCTATTGAATCTAGTAAATTAATACAACTTGAAGCGGAtactgaaatattatattcggaATTAGTAGAACAGAAAAATCTGACAGAAACTAAATCTTCCATAGAAAATGCATCAGATTCTATTGGAAATGAATCTTCAGTAAAAACAGTATCGCATgtagtaaaatttattgaaccAATTGAAAAAACTAATACTTCAAATATCTCGTcacaattcgataaaaatatccaaaaaattgaacatacaaatatatcaaaaacatCGCAATGTGAAGAATTTGTAGCtcaaattgaaacaaataattctgATACACAATTagcgaggaaaagaaaaataaataattttcgtgaaataaaaaaaatcagtaatcgtcaaaaattgttaaaaaaattaagaaatttaaagaagcGCAATAAAGTCACGAATCCATGTCAATTATTGACCTCAGAACGAGATTtggataattatgaaaattctaatatatctcaaaaaaaagattctaataTCGAGATAATTAAAGAAGATGATTACATACCCAAAAAGAAATCTCGTATTGCACACGTACCTAAAATTGAACATGAAAAAGTAAATGATACTTTAcagtttaaaaaacaattaataaaagataaaccaAACATtactaattcaaataaaataaaggaagaCAACAATGAATTACAAGAAATTGATAGcaataagatagaaaaatctcaaataataatttcaagtatacattctaaaaatacacaaaataCAGAAGATAGTTCTATACTTGCTCCTACAATAGTAATTTCTgacattaaaaattcattaaataatatagataataagaattcattcaaaacaaatatgaataattgtgATCAATCTGATACTGTATTCAACAATATTGacgataatttgaaagaaacaaTTGAATCGAATGAGATAAAGACTGAatcaagtaaatatataaatgaacataaatatgaaaataattctttaagtGTAAAAGAAATCAACAAAAtggataatataaatgaaaaagaattattaaattctaataataagtcTTCCactgaaattttagaaataaattatgtaaatgaaaatttaaaaactaaagaAATATCTAGTAATGTccttgaaaaagaagaagattttaGTATAGAACATAAAGTGAAAATACATGGTCCGCTTACAcatttgaaagaatatattgatgaaaataaatgtaaaaataaaaagagtaaaaatgattataaaaaacttgtacatgtttttttaataacag ataaattcgTGAGGAAACAATTGCAAAGGCTTATAGATAGTGATTGGCATAATTCCATACATTGGGacgtaattgaaaaattgaaatctacTTGTAGCGATCGTATTATAGCAAA AGGAATTATAGATTTCTTAAGTATAGAAcaagaatgtaatataaatttagataaaaaccATACACCACCTGCACCATTAATGACAAAATCACAACAAAGGATATCAGCATTATTAGttgatttagaaaaatcaaaatgcaTGGCATTTCCTTTCGTTCAGGCTGGAATAGAGTATAAACTTTTCAGACTTAATCAATCAATAgag agATATGCTGTAGAATCTCTTGCTAGAATGTATACAGTTTTAGCGCGAATTAAGaaagatcgagaaaaaataagaatattttgttgCGATGCTTTGTATTGTTTAGGACTTAAtgcgataattattttatacacggTATTCACTTGCTGGCCAGAAGTATTTCGACAGAATAACGATATACATACTG AGTTATTGCCAAAATGTATAGCACATCTAATCTTGATACAACAAGGCAAAGATTTTCCTAAACTCAATGCCTTAAAAAACTTGGTatcagtattttataaatatcaaatgacGTTATCTCAAGATCTACTTAAAGAACTTCTAACAGCATTTCAAA ACAAGTGTTGTGGTGAAGTAGAAACCGCAATTATACTCCTTGCAAAAAGAGAAGGAACTGCATGGacgtacaaatatattatcaagggTGCATTGTTgtcaatgataattaataataaatttcccaGTACGTATCGAGCATTTTGTTTACTag gCAATCTCATGCGTGTATTTCCAAtagaagataaagataattcaGTTGGTGAAATCGTAGAACAATTgtgtgatttaattaattctggcgaag gaTCGGATGAACAAAAAGAAGGAGTTATATCGGCATTATTAAGCTTGGTGAGACACAAATTTGAAGAAGTGACACGGAATACATTAAAATGGAATTCATTTGTACCATTGCATGATCGAACGATAGAACAGATCAaaggattatttaatatgCGTGATATAGATTTTTGGAagtcttatttaaaaaaaaacaaattattagtGAATTCttag
- the LOC724422 gene encoding homeobox protein Hox-B1a isoform X1, producing MMMMDMGMYGTYGKPDSYPNYVCTGQGNHHHHHHHHHHHQTTAGHHVPVPASPELAPSHYFPQSAVSPYSSSSSESFLAAESAASSGTPPQQTFYTPSTSTGALHEDGSAIISSENGLSYTNLDYTAAASSSSSPSYGGNGSSVDPQGYHHHHHHHHHHLQQTGYRDHHHHHHHHHDPQQSAVGNGVVQQTTSMMTRAAEHESHNNNNHQLHHHHHHHQSSSSHHHHHHHNEAEYHQQLPPVAGAATANYAIHQIQTAPEDSLHYQIRQNDYNNVGGHYKEESQSDPSCYQISLQQTSAAGHQHHLQHHHHHQQQQQQQQQHHHPQSQQQQPHVPTYKWMQVKRNVPKPVAAKTNPNVGEYGGSTGGNASPYATTANGPVNCLTGGPMAGIAGSFNNTGRTNFTNKQLTELEKEFHFNKYLTRARRIEIASALQLNETQVKIWFQNRRMKQKKRMKEGLIPAESTTISSLSGARSSSNSPTSSSSHETSGLGLSSFTSDNSRESPPSSSKD from the exons atgatgatgatggacATGGGCATGTACGGAACCTACGGCAAGCCTGACTCGTATCCCAACTACGTTTGCACGGGTCAAGGGAATCATCatcaccatcatcatcatcaccatcACCATCAAACGACGGCCGGCCACCACGTGCCCGTCCCGGCCTCGCCCGAGCTGGCCCCGTCCCACTACTTCCCCCAATCGGCCGTCTCCCcttactcctcctcctcctcggagAGTTTCCTCGCCGCGGAATCGGCCGCTTCGTCCGGCACCCCGCCCCAGCAAACTTTCTACACACCTTCAACGTCAACCGGCGCGCTGCACGAGGACGGATCCGCGATCATCTCGTCCGAGAACGGGCTCAGTTACACGAATTTGGATTACACGGccgccgcctcctcctcctcctctccctcgtaCGGCGGAAATGGATCCTCGGTCGATCCTCAGggctaccaccaccaccaccaccaccaccaccaccacttgCAGCAGACGGGGTACAGGgatcaccaccaccaccatcatcatcatcacgaCCCCCAGCAATCGGCGGTCGGGAACGGTGTCGTCCAGCAGACAACCTCGATGATGACGAGGGCGGCCGAGCACGAGAgtcacaacaacaacaatcacCAGttgcaccaccaccaccaccaccaccagtcATCCTCTAGTCATcaccaccatcaccatcaCAACGAGGCCGAGTATCATCAACAGTTGCCGCCCGTGGCCGGAGCGGCGACCGCCAATTACGCGATCCACCAGATACAAACGGCGCCCGAGGATTCGTTGCACTATCAGATACGTCAGAACGATTACAACAACGTGGGGGGGCATTACAAGGAGGAGAGTCAATCGGATCCCTCGTGTTATCAAATCTCGCTCCAGCAAACGTCAGCAGCCGGCCACCAGCATCATCTTcagcatcatcatcatcatcagcagcagcagcagcagcagcagcaacaccATCATCCTCAATCGCAGCAGCAGCAACCGCACGTACCTACGTACAAGTGGATGCAAGTGAAGAGAAACGTGCCCAAACCAGTCG CAGCAAAGACAAATCCAAATGTCGGAGAATATGGCGGCAGCACTGGTGGGAACGCGTCTCCGTACGCCACCACGGCGAACGGTCCAGTGAACTGCCTTACCGGTGGACCTATGGCCGGTATCGCAGGTAGCTTCAACAATACCGGCCGAACCAACTTTACAAACAAGCAACTTACAGAACTCGAAAAAGAATTCCATTTCAACAAGTACCTGACTAGAGCGAGACGTATTGAAATCGCGTCAGCGTTGCAACTAAACGAAACACAAGTGAAAATTTGGTTCCAAAACAGAAGGATGAAACAGAAGAAGAGAATGAAGGAAGGCTTGATACCAGCTGAGAGTACGACTATAAGCTCACTCAGTGGCGCTAGAAGTTCAAGTAATTCGCCAACTAGTTCTTCGAGTCATGAAACCAGTGGACTCGGTTTATCTAGTTTTACAAGCGATAACAGTCGGGAATCACCACCTTCTTCCTCGAAAGATTGA
- the LOC724692 gene encoding protein AAR2 homolog, producing MGSEGVEMDQTLAQRLFFEGATLVTLNVPSGTEFGIDLKSWNTADKFKGIKMIPPGFHYIHYSAIDEFGEAKPKVGFFHTFKKSEFLVKHWDTTEEDLSSEIVEQETVERLKKNMKDLDKFLGCYPYDIWKQWKDLTNHITPSLVERCSPICGFVRSALELEYCSDATRPRGGESKPKKRRSGITVEEKEDELLPDMKPKPGTELRLSKIPNKQYPDGASPTEITKYSLDSSYVLDIILNDLTLPIEIIGEIQLTFVCFLVGQSLDAFEHWKKLVSLICGADCAISQRRAIYVEFMKAIEIQLMHVPEDILCDIVANNNFIYHNLRKLFANIEINSELDGRLKSYTRRFSERLSTKFLWDFSNLQEETDDDAPVVVLLE from the exons ATGGGAAGTGAAGGAGTAGAAATGGATCAAACTTTGGCACAAAGACTTTTTTTTGAAGGTGCTACGTTAGTTACATTAAATGTACCCAGTGGCACAGAATTtggaatagatttaaaatcgtGGAACACAGCAGATAAATTTAAAGGTATTAAAATGATTCCACCAGGCTTTCATTATATCCATTACAG tgctATAGATGAATTTGGAGAAGCAAAACCAAAAGTTGGTTTTTTCCATACATTTAAGAAATCTGAATTTTTAGTTAAACATTGGGATACAACAGAAGAAGATTTGAGTTCAGAAA ttgtAGAACAAGAGACAGTTGAAAGATTGAAGAAGAATATGAaagatttagataaatttctaGGATGTTATCCTTATGATATATGGAAGCAGTGGAAAGATTTAACAAATCACATTACTCCTTCTCTTGTAGAACGTTGCTCACCTATATGTGG ctTTGTAAGATCAGctttagaattagaatattgTTCTGATGCTACAAGGCCAAGAGGTGGAGAatcaaaaccaaaaaaaagaaggagtgGAATTActgtagaagaaaaagaagatgaacTTCTTCCTGATATGAAACCTAAACCTGGTACAGAACTTCGACTTTCTAAAATACCTAACAAACAATATCCAGATGGAGCATCACCAactgaaattacaaaatattctttggATTCAAGTTATGTATtggatattattcttaatgatTTAACACT tcCTATAGAGATAATCGGTGAAATACAATTGACATTTGTCTGCTTTCTTGTTGGACAAAGTCTTGATGCCTTTGAACATTGGAAAAAACTTGTCTCTCTCATTTGTGGTGCTGATTGTGCAATTTCGCAACGTCGCGCTATTTACGTTGAATTTATGAAGGCAATAGAGATTCAATTAATGCATGTACCTGAAGATATACTTTGCGATATTGtagctaataataattttatttatcataatttacgTAAACTATTTGcgaatattgaaatcaattcTGAATTAGATGGACGTCTGAAATCTTATACAAGAAGATTTAGCGAACGATTATCAACAAAATTCTTATgggatttttctaatttgcaAGAAGAAACTGATGATGATGCACCTGTCGTTGTTTTGTTAGAATAA
- the LOC413799 gene encoding mitochondrial import inner membrane translocase subunit Tim17-A, which translates to MEEYAREPCPWRIIDDCGGAFTMGAIGGAVFQTIKGFRNAPSGINKRVLGSLTAIKQKSPIIAGNFALWGGMFSTIDCTLVHLRKKEDPWNSIISGAATGGILAARNGLPAMAGSAIIGGVLLALIEGVGIFITRLSAEQFKPPSFTEDANPLRQQGHPS; encoded by the coding sequence ATGGAAGAATACGCAAGAGAACCATGCCCATGGCGTATAATAGATGACTGTGGTGGTGCATTTACCATGGGTGCCATTGGGGGAGCAGTATTTCAAACTATTAAAGGTTTTCGTAATGCACCCAGTGGAATAAACAAAAGAGTTTTAGGAAGTCTTACAGCTATTAAGCAAAAGTCTCCTATTATTGCTGGAAACTTTGCACTATGGGGTGGTATGTTTTCCACTATAGACTGCACATTGGTTCatcttagaaaaaaagaagatccaTGGAATTCCATTATTAGTGGAGCAGCCACAGGTGGAATATTAGCAGCAAGAAATGGTTTACCAGCCATGGCTGGCAGTGCAATTATTGGAGGAGTATTATTGGCTTTAATAGAAGGTGtaggaatatttattactcgTCTCTCTGCAGAACAATTCAAGCCACCATCATTTACTGAAGATGCAAATCCTTTAAGACAACAAGGTCATCCATCGTAA
- the LOC551252 gene encoding tropomyosin, whose product MSDNKTLKSVTDQHSCLSESATSITDNAKSGTEIENSVSLTKEQDTPIQDTECSMLCNAESGISDMPIKEINQTVVVEDAEVAYETSLAEKETKDSVTITKQNEQSPNVQQTSIGAGDTCFVFSPIQNENNDAQKMEEKISFVSEIEQIKLEDEQGTTENEITILKLKDEVSKISIERDSYQKQLESTEKKLTELQSSYDILMKGEGNEVMLRRMVDQLKGKLIQTSLQLEDRIRTVANQEKQISALNSQVASLKEVESLTRSLLQIRNMEVKHLQAEVDDMEARISEERERYNTMISKMDAAVKLNADLKKEYETQLCLFRDLREKYEEKVSLLSEEKRALEANAQTDSK is encoded by the exons ATGTCAGACAACAAGACGCTCAAATCAGTGACCGATCAACACTCCTGCCTATCCGAATCGGCAACGTCCATAACGGATAATGCGAAAAGCGGAACTGAGATAGAAAATTCAGTCTCGTTAACGAAAGAACAAGACACACCGATTCAAGACACGGAGTGTTCTATGTTGTGCAACGCGGAAAGTGGGATCTCAGATATGCCTATTAAAGAGATAAATCAGACTGTCGTTGTCGAAGACGCAGAAGTAGCCTATGAAACCTCGCTCgcggaaaaagaaacgaaggacAGCGTGACAATCACGAAGCAAAATGAGCAATCG CCAAATGTTCAACAAACGTCCATAGGCGCCGGAGATACTTGCTTCGTTTTCTCTCCAATACAAAATGAGAATAACGATGCTCAGAAGATGGAAGAGAAAATATCGTTTGTCTCAGAGATCGAACAGATTAAATTAGAGGATGAGCAGGGGACGACCGAGAATGAAATTacgatattgaaattgaaagacGAAGTTTCg aaaatttccatcgaaCGGGATTCTTATCAAAAACAGTTGGAAAGCACGGAGAAAAAATTGACCGAATTGCAATCGTCGTACGATATACTGATGAAGGGTGAGGGCAACGAGGTGATGCTTCGTCGGATGGTAGACCAGTTGAAAGGCAAACTTATTCAGACCTCGTTGCAATTGGAGGATCGTATCCGTACCGTGGCTAACCAAGAGAAACAGATTAGCGCGTTGAACAGTCAAGTGGCTTCGCTGAAGGAAGTGGAGTCTCTTACTAGAAGTCTGTTGCAAATTCGCAACATGGAAGTGAAGCACTTGCAG GCAGAAGTGGACGACATGGAGGCTCGAATTTCGGAGGAACGAGAACGATACAACACGATGATCAGCAAAATGGATGCTGCGGTGAAATTGAATGCGGATTTAAAGAAGGAATACGAGACGCAACTTTGTCTGTTCCGAGACTTACGAGAAAAATACGAGGAAAAGGTTTCATTACTGTCGGAAGAGAAACGGGCGCTTGAGGCTAACGCGCAAAcagattctaaataa
- the Apid1 gene encoding apidaecins type 14 precursor (The RefSeq protein has 5 substitutions, 2 non-frameshifting indels compared to this genomic sequence): protein MKNFALAILVVTFVVAVFGNTNLDPPTRPARLRREAKPEAEPGNNRPIYIPQPRPPHPRLRREAEPKAEPGNNRPIYIPQPRPPHPRLRREAESEAEPGNNRPVYIPQPRPPHPRLRREPEAEPGNNRPVYIPQPRPPHPRLRREPEAEPGNNRPVYIPQPRPPHPRI, encoded by the exons ATGAAGAATTTTGCCTTAGCAATTCTTGTTGTTACCTTTGTAGTCGCGGTATTTGGGAATACCAACCTAGATCCGCCTACTCGACCTACG cgCCTTCGCCGTGAAGCTAAACCGGAAGCTGAACCCGGCAATAATCGGCCAGTATATATTCCACAACCAAGACCACCTCATccg cgcCTTCGCCGTGAAGCTGAACCGGAAGCTGAACCCGGTAATAATCGGCCAGTATATATTCCACAACCAAGACCACCTCATccg cgcCTTCGCCGTGAAGCTGAACCGGAAGCTGAACCCGGCAATAATCGACCAGTATATATTCCACAACCAAGACCACCTCATccg cgtCTTCGCCGTGAAGCTAAACCGGAAGCTGAACCCGGCAATAATCGACCAGTATATATTCCACAACCAAGACCACCTCATccg cgtCTTCGCCGTGAAGCTGAACCGGAAGCTGAACCCGGCAATAATCGACCAGTATATATTCCACAACCAAGACCACCTCATccg cgaATCTAA
- the LOC100578921 gene encoding uncharacterized protein LOC100578921: MEETDDLEDSIKISANELLAFQRELKQEKELLQKILTKIDDQVHRLQVEQLHLLGLMNKSLKGTTENSSSYEPENDIQQDSTNKSLDLSVASAFKHFEEEIEDEDDI, encoded by the exons atggaagaaaccGACGATTTGGAGGacagtataaaaataagtgcCAATGAGTTATTGGCTTttcaaagagaattaaaaCAGGAGAAAGAACTTCTTCAAaagatattaacaaaaattgatgATCAAGTACACAGATTACag gtgGAACAACTTCATTTATTGGGCTTAATGAACAAATCATTAAAAGGCACAACAGAAAATTCCTCCTCGTATGAACctgaaaatgatattcaacAAGATTCTACAAACAAATCATTAGACTTGTCTGTAGCATCAGCCTTTAAacattttgaagaagaaattgaagatgAAGATGATATTTag